A single region of the Acidobacteriota bacterium genome encodes:
- the aceE gene encoding pyruvate dehydrogenase (acetyl-transferring), homodimeric type has protein sequence MDPTLKARQDIDPAETAEWLEALEAVMDREGPERAHFLLEALVDQARRSGAYLPYKATTAYLNTIPVQAQEPLPGDADLEWRIRSIIRWNAMAMVVRANHDYEGLGGHIASFASAATLYDVGFNHFFHAPSEDHGGDLVMIQGHSSPGIYARAFLEGRLSEEELLRFRREARPGGLSSYPHPWLMPGFWQYPTVSMGLGPLMAIFQARFMKYLHNRGLVDTEGRKVWAFMGDGEMDEPESLGSISLASRENLDNLIFVVNCNLQRLDGPVRGNGKIIQELEAVFRGAGWNVIKLVWGSYWDPLLARDRHGLLRRRMEEAVDGEYQAYKASQDGGFVREHFFGKDPELKAMVAHLTDEDIWRLNRGGHDPHKIYAAYAAAMKHTGQPTVILAKTVKGYGMGEAGEGMNITHQQKKMGLRALMGFRDRLDIPVSDEELEETPFYRPPDDSPEIRYMKERREALGGYLPARTVAATPLDVPDLDAFDALLRSSRGRQFSTTMAFVRLFTLLTRNPAIRNRLVPIVADEARTFGMEGMFRQLGIYAPTGQLYEPVDAHKIAPYREARDGQILQEGINEAGSLCSWMAAGTSASNHGFHMIPFFIFYSMFGFQRVGDLIWAAADMQARGFLIGGTSGRTTLNGEGLQHQDGHSHLAASTVPNCVSYDPTYAYELAVILQDGLRRMYAEEEPVFFYLTTLNENYEHPRMPEGAEDGIRRGLYRIRPGSRHRKRATLLGSGAILREAEAAAEMLEEDWKVSAEVWSATSFNELRRDGIEVERWNRLHPGEEKRVSYVRQCLTGRGGVTVAASDYMKVYTDQIRAFVPGPYRTLGTDGFGRSDTREQLRAFFEVDRRHIVVSALASLAETGEVDSEAPEKAIAAYGIDPNAPNPASA, from the coding sequence ATGGACCCCACTCTCAAGGCCCGCCAGGACATCGATCCGGCCGAAACGGCCGAGTGGCTGGAGGCGCTCGAAGCTGTCATGGACCGCGAGGGTCCGGAACGGGCGCACTTCCTGCTCGAGGCCCTGGTCGACCAGGCTCGCCGCTCCGGTGCTTACCTGCCTTACAAGGCGACGACCGCCTACCTGAACACGATCCCGGTGCAGGCGCAGGAGCCGTTGCCGGGAGATGCGGATCTCGAATGGCGGATCCGGAGCATCATCCGCTGGAACGCGATGGCAATGGTGGTGCGCGCCAACCACGACTACGAGGGGCTGGGCGGACACATCGCGTCCTTCGCCTCCGCCGCCACGCTCTACGACGTCGGCTTCAACCACTTCTTTCACGCCCCGTCCGAGGACCACGGCGGTGACCTGGTCATGATCCAGGGGCACTCTTCGCCCGGGATCTACGCCCGCGCCTTCCTCGAGGGCCGTCTGAGCGAGGAGGAGCTGCTCCGTTTTCGGCGCGAGGCACGGCCGGGGGGCCTCTCGTCCTATCCGCATCCCTGGCTGATGCCGGGTTTCTGGCAGTACCCGACCGTGTCGATGGGCCTGGGGCCGTTGATGGCGATCTTCCAGGCGCGGTTCATGAAGTACCTCCACAACCGCGGCCTGGTCGACACGGAGGGCCGCAAGGTGTGGGCCTTCATGGGCGACGGCGAGATGGACGAGCCGGAGTCCCTGGGTTCCATTTCGCTGGCCTCGCGCGAGAACCTCGACAACCTGATCTTCGTCGTCAACTGCAACCTGCAGCGGTTGGACGGGCCGGTCCGGGGCAACGGCAAGATCATCCAGGAGCTGGAAGCGGTCTTCCGCGGCGCCGGGTGGAACGTGATCAAGCTGGTCTGGGGTTCGTACTGGGATCCGCTGCTCGCGCGCGATCGCCACGGGCTGCTGCGGCGACGCATGGAGGAGGCGGTCGACGGCGAGTACCAGGCCTACAAGGCGAGCCAGGACGGCGGTTTCGTACGCGAGCACTTCTTCGGCAAGGACCCGGAACTCAAGGCGATGGTCGCCCACCTGACCGACGAGGACATCTGGCGGCTCAACCGCGGCGGCCACGACCCGCACAAGATCTACGCGGCCTACGCGGCGGCGATGAAGCACACCGGCCAGCCCACCGTCATTCTGGCCAAGACGGTCAAGGGCTACGGCATGGGCGAAGCCGGCGAGGGGATGAACATCACGCACCAGCAGAAGAAGATGGGGCTGCGGGCGCTGATGGGTTTCCGGGACCGGCTCGACATCCCGGTTTCGGACGAGGAACTGGAGGAGACTCCGTTCTACCGGCCGCCGGACGACAGCCCCGAGATCCGCTACATGAAGGAGCGCCGCGAGGCCCTGGGCGGCTACCTCCCGGCGCGGACCGTTGCCGCGACACCGCTCGACGTGCCGGATCTGGACGCCTTCGACGCCCTGCTGCGGTCGAGCCGCGGGCGCCAGTTCTCGACCACGATGGCGTTCGTGCGCCTGTTCACGCTGCTGACGCGGAATCCCGCGATCCGCAACCGCCTCGTGCCGATCGTCGCCGACGAGGCGCGCACGTTCGGTATGGAGGGGATGTTCCGGCAACTCGGCATCTACGCCCCCACCGGCCAGCTCTACGAACCGGTCGACGCGCACAAGATCGCGCCCTACAGGGAGGCCCGTGACGGACAGATCCTCCAGGAGGGGATCAACGAGGCCGGCTCGCTCTGCTCGTGGATGGCGGCGGGGACTTCGGCCTCCAACCACGGGTTCCACATGATCCCGTTCTTCATCTTCTACTCGATGTTCGGGTTCCAGCGCGTCGGCGACCTGATCTGGGCCGCGGCCGACATGCAGGCGCGGGGCTTTCTGATCGGCGGCACATCGGGACGGACGACGCTCAACGGAGAGGGCCTCCAACATCAGGACGGTCACAGTCATCTCGCCGCCTCGACGGTGCCGAACTGCGTCTCGTACGACCCGACCTACGCCTACGAGCTGGCGGTGATCCTCCAGGACGGCCTGCGCCGGATGTACGCCGAGGAGGAGCCGGTCTTCTTCTACCTGACGACGCTGAACGAGAACTACGAGCACCCGAGAATGCCCGAGGGCGCCGAGGACGGAATCCGGCGTGGGCTGTACCGGATCAGACCTGGCTCGCGGCACCGGAAGCGCGCTACGCTGCTCGGCTCGGGCGCGATCCTCCGCGAGGCGGAGGCCGCGGCCGAGATGCTGGAGGAAGACTGGAAGGTCTCCGCCGAGGTCTGGTCGGCGACCAGCTTCAACGAGCTGCGGCGCGACGGCATCGAGGTCGAGCGCTGGAACCGCCTCCACCCGGGCGAAGAGAAGAGAGTGTCCTACGTCCGCCAATGCCTGACTGGGCGCGGCGGCGTGACGGTCGCAGCGAGCGACTACATGAAGGTCTACACGGACCAGATCCGCGCCTTCGTCCCGGGTCCGTACCGCACGCTCGGAACCGACGGCTTCGGCCGTAGCGACACCCGCGAGCAGTTGCGGGCCTTCTTCGAGGTTGACCGCCGGCACATCGTCGTCTCGGCGCTGGCCTCGCTGGCTGAGACCGGCGAAGTCGATTCCGAAGCGCCGGAGAAAGCGATTGCCGCCTACGGCATCGACCCGAACGCTCCGAACCCGGCCAGCGCGTGA
- a CDS encoding S4 domain-containing protein, whose translation MNRLDKWLQVSRMFRARSKATAACTAGRVTVNGQQAKAHRQLKVGDRIEFRIRDWKRILVVRELRDKPLPKAEAPRLYEDLSPPKPEPRRRDPFLAPEPARRRRGAGRPTKRDRRLIDRLR comes from the coding sequence GTGAACCGCCTCGACAAGTGGCTCCAGGTGTCGCGGATGTTCCGGGCGCGCTCGAAGGCGACCGCGGCCTGCACTGCCGGTCGGGTCACGGTCAACGGCCAGCAGGCGAAGGCCCACCGCCAACTCAAGGTCGGCGACCGGATCGAGTTCAGGATCCGGGACTGGAAGCGGATCCTCGTCGTACGCGAACTGAGAGACAAACCGCTGCCCAAGGCCGAGGCGCCGCGTCTCTACGAGGATCTGAGTCCGCCGAAGCCGGAGCCGCGTAGGCGCGATCCTTTCCTGGCCCCGGAGCCGGCGCGGAGACGCCGTGGCGCCGGCCGTCCGACCAAGCGGGACCGGCGACTGATCGACCGCCTGCGCTGA
- the aceF gene encoding dihydrolipoyllysine-residue acetyltransferase codes for MSETLSVVVPDIGDFESVDVVEVLVGVGDEVSVDQSLITLESDKASMEVPSPAAGRVVEIAVELGGQVGEGDLILTIEPADVSADVQAEEAGAEDATVATPSPQPRASEAQSLPAGPAPQPPPRRGRRPPPPAAAESATTSAPPHASPAVRRFARMLGVDLTRVSGTGAKGRILREDVEAFVKEVMTGGERTAGAGIPPVPQIDFSKFGPVESQPLSRIRKLAAANLHRSWLNVPHVTQHDEADITELEAFRRAHLDEARERGVRLTLLAFLMKAASVSLNEFPEMNSSLAPDGESLILKRYIHLGVAVDTPDGLVVPVVRDVDRKGVYELAEELTEVSGRARERKLRPADIQGASFTISSLGGIGGTAFTPIVNAPEVGILGVSRSVRRPVYVGAGLAPRLMLPISLSYDHRVIDGAYAVRFTSHLCSVLADIRRIVL; via the coding sequence GTGAGCGAGACCCTCTCCGTCGTCGTCCCCGACATCGGCGACTTCGAGTCCGTCGATGTCGTCGAGGTCCTGGTGGGGGTCGGCGACGAGGTCTCGGTCGATCAATCCCTGATCACGCTCGAGAGCGACAAGGCGTCGATGGAGGTGCCGTCGCCGGCGGCCGGTCGCGTGGTCGAGATCGCGGTCGAACTCGGCGGCCAGGTCGGCGAGGGCGACCTGATCCTGACGATCGAGCCGGCGGATGTGTCTGCGGACGTCCAGGCAGAGGAGGCCGGTGCCGAGGACGCGACCGTCGCCACGCCGTCGCCGCAGCCTCGCGCCTCGGAGGCGCAGAGCCTGCCGGCCGGTCCGGCGCCCCAACCTCCGCCGCGGCGCGGCCGTCGACCACCGCCCCCCGCGGCCGCCGAGTCGGCGACGACGTCGGCCCCGCCGCACGCCAGCCCGGCCGTTCGGCGGTTCGCCCGCATGCTCGGCGTCGACCTGACCAGGGTCTCCGGCACGGGCGCCAAGGGTCGCATCCTGCGCGAGGACGTGGAGGCCTTCGTCAAGGAGGTGATGACGGGCGGTGAACGAACGGCGGGCGCGGGCATTCCGCCGGTTCCGCAGATCGACTTCTCTAAGTTCGGCCCGGTCGAGTCGCAACCGCTCAGCCGCATCCGCAAGCTGGCGGCGGCCAACCTCCATCGGAGCTGGCTCAACGTGCCGCATGTGACCCAGCACGACGAGGCGGACATCACGGAGCTGGAGGCGTTCCGCCGGGCGCATCTCGACGAGGCCCGCGAGCGCGGTGTCCGGCTCACCCTGCTTGCCTTCCTGATGAAGGCGGCCTCCGTGTCGCTCAACGAGTTCCCGGAGATGAACTCGTCGCTTGCTCCGGACGGCGAATCGCTGATCCTCAAGCGCTACATCCATCTGGGCGTCGCCGTGGACACGCCGGACGGCCTGGTGGTGCCAGTGGTGCGGGACGTGGACAGGAAGGGCGTGTACGAACTGGCGGAGGAGCTGACCGAGGTCAGCGGCCGCGCTCGCGAGCGCAAGCTGCGGCCTGCCGACATTCAAGGGGCGTCCTTCACGATCTCGAGTCTCGGCGGCATCGGCGGCACCGCGTTCACGCCGATCGTCAACGCTCCCGAAGTCGGCATCCTTGGCGTTTCGCGTTCCGTGCGGAGGCCGGTCTACGTCGGCGCCGGCCTGGCGCCGCGGCTCATGCTTCCGATCTCGCTCTCGTACGACCACCGGGTGATCGACGGTGCCTATGCCGTGCGATTCACGTCGCACCTGTGCTCGGTGCTGGCCGACATCCGCCGGATCGTGCTCTGA
- the lpdA gene encoding dihydrolipoyl dehydrogenase: MADPIRIVVPDIGDFDSVDVVEVLVSPGEHVDVDAGLITLESDKASMEVPSPHCGVVLEVAVSLGDKVGEGDLIVILDADDESHPDHRVERPRHPHAPPPQAAAQHSQEEPAPPQAAAATLAPTVVAPPDVDAEVLVLGAGPGGYTAAFRAADLGRQVVLVEPHANLGGVCLNVGCIPSKALLHAARVIDEAAEFAAHGIDFGEPAIDRRKLGGWKNEVVGRLTGGLAQLAARRKVDVVRGHGRFTGTHEVEIEDVDGGRRTLTFGQAIVAVGSRPAMIPGLPVGDSRVWDSTDALELDSDFDPGGRLLVIGGGTIGLEMATVYAALGYRVTVVELLPELLAGVDRDLARPLQRRLAKRLENIHVNTRVTAVKAQKNGLVVSMEGENAPRSGLFGRVLVAVGRRPNGDRFGAEAAGVHVDGQGFVPVDDQQRTNVPHIFAIGDLVPGPMLAHKATHEGKVAAEVAAGEKSGFEARVIPSVAYTDPEVAWVGLTETEARENGTAYDKGTFPWGASGRALTLGRPEGLTKLLFDPGSGRLLGAGIVGVNAGDLIAEAALAIEMNADATDLALTVHPHPTLSETVAFAAEAYEGTITDLYLPRRGKR; the protein is encoded by the coding sequence ATGGCCGACCCGATCCGCATCGTAGTACCCGACATCGGCGACTTCGACTCGGTCGATGTGGTCGAGGTGCTCGTCTCGCCGGGCGAGCATGTCGATGTCGATGCGGGCCTGATCACGCTCGAGAGCGACAAGGCGTCGATGGAGGTGCCGTCGCCTCACTGCGGCGTCGTCCTGGAGGTCGCCGTCTCGCTCGGCGACAAGGTGGGGGAGGGGGACCTGATCGTCATCCTCGACGCCGACGACGAGTCCCACCCGGACCATCGCGTCGAGCGTCCGCGGCATCCGCATGCGCCGCCGCCTCAGGCGGCCGCGCAGCACTCGCAGGAAGAGCCGGCGCCGCCTCAGGCGGCCGCGGCGACGTTGGCGCCCACCGTCGTGGCGCCGCCTGATGTCGACGCCGAAGTCCTGGTCCTTGGCGCTGGCCCGGGTGGCTACACGGCGGCCTTCCGCGCCGCCGACCTGGGCCGTCAGGTCGTTCTCGTGGAGCCGCACGCGAACCTGGGCGGCGTCTGCCTGAACGTCGGCTGCATTCCATCCAAGGCCTTGCTGCACGCTGCCCGCGTGATCGACGAGGCGGCCGAGTTCGCGGCCCACGGCATCGACTTCGGCGAGCCGGCCATCGACCGGCGCAAGCTCGGGGGCTGGAAGAACGAGGTCGTGGGGCGGCTGACAGGTGGTCTGGCGCAGCTCGCCGCGCGGCGCAAGGTCGACGTCGTGCGCGGCCACGGCCGCTTCACCGGCACCCACGAGGTCGAGATCGAGGACGTCGACGGCGGCCGCCGCACCCTGACCTTCGGCCAGGCGATCGTCGCGGTCGGCTCGCGTCCGGCGATGATTCCGGGTTTGCCGGTCGGCGATTCGCGGGTCTGGGACTCGACCGACGCGCTGGAACTCGATTCCGACTTCGATCCCGGCGGCCGCCTGCTGGTGATCGGCGGCGGCACTATCGGCCTCGAGATGGCGACGGTGTATGCCGCCCTCGGCTACCGGGTGACCGTCGTCGAACTGCTGCCGGAACTGCTGGCCGGCGTCGACCGGGACCTGGCCCGACCGCTTCAGCGACGTCTGGCGAAACGCCTGGAGAACATCCACGTGAACACGCGGGTGACGGCCGTCAAGGCGCAGAAGAACGGCCTGGTGGTCTCGATGGAGGGCGAGAACGCTCCGCGGTCCGGCTTGTTCGGTCGCGTCCTGGTGGCGGTCGGCCGCCGTCCGAACGGCGACCGCTTCGGCGCGGAGGCGGCCGGTGTCCACGTCGACGGGCAGGGCTTCGTGCCGGTCGACGATCAGCAGCGGACCAACGTGCCGCACATCTTCGCGATCGGCGACCTCGTGCCCGGACCGATGCTCGCGCACAAGGCGACCCACGAGGGCAAGGTCGCGGCGGAGGTCGCGGCGGGGGAGAAGAGCGGCTTCGAGGCGCGGGTCATCCCGTCCGTCGCCTATACCGACCCGGAGGTGGCGTGGGTAGGCCTCACCGAGACGGAGGCGCGCGAGAACGGCACTGCCTACGACAAGGGGACGTTCCCCTGGGGCGCTTCCGGCCGCGCCCTGACGCTGGGCCGGCCCGAAGGCCTGACCAAGCTGCTGTTCGATCCCGGCAGTGGGCGGCTCCTCGGCGCCGGCATCGTCGGTGTGAATGCCGGCGACCTGATCGCCGAGGCGGCCCTGGCGATCGAGATGAACGCCGACGCCACCGATCTGGCGCTGACCGTTCACCCGCACCCGACCCTCTCCGAGACGGTCGCCTTCGCCGCCGAGGCGTACGAAGGGACGATCACCGATCTCTACCTGCCGCGGCGCGGGAAGCGGTGA
- the thiC gene encoding phosphomethylpyrimidine synthase ThiC, producing the protein MTIADRIPQTAAPLLSREPLPNSRKVYVEGSDPSIRVPMREISQSPTTAGAGPSAASGLTALGPKEHNPPVVVYDTSGPYTDPAVEIDVRRGLEPLRRSWIETRGDVEELDHISSSYGRERAANPRLDHVRFVAGRRPLRARDGARVTQMHYAKRGEITPEMEYIAIRENQRREQIADEIAAQHAGESFGAAIPQTITPEFVRAEVARGRAIIPANINHPELEPMAIGRNFLVKVNANIGNSAVTSSIEEEVEKMVWAIRWGADTVMDLSTGRNIHETREWILRNSPVPIGTVPIYQALEKVDGRPEELTWEMFRDTLIEQAEQGVDYFTIHAGVLLRYVPLTAKRRTGIVSRGGSIMAKWCLSHHEESFLYTHWDDICEIMAAYDVSFSIGDGLRPGSIEDANDEAQFAELRTQGELTRRAWEFDVQVMNEGPGHVPMHMIKENMDKQLEWCDEAPFYTLGPLTTDIAPGYDHITSGIGAAMIGWFGTAMLCYVTPKEHLGLPNREDVREGVITYKIAAHAADLAKGHPGAQARDNAVSKARFEFRWEDQFNLSLDPERARAFHDETLPQEGAKVAHFCSMCGPKFCSMEITQQIRDYAAEKGLEDADALEAGLREKAGEFRKAGGEVYLPAK; encoded by the coding sequence ATGACGATCGCCGACCGAATCCCGCAGACCGCGGCTCCCCTGCTGAGCCGCGAGCCCCTCCCCAACTCGCGCAAGGTCTACGTCGAAGGATCGGACCCCTCGATCCGCGTCCCGATGCGCGAGATCAGCCAGTCGCCGACGACCGCCGGCGCGGGCCCGTCCGCCGCGAGCGGCCTGACCGCGCTGGGACCGAAGGAGCACAATCCGCCGGTCGTTGTCTACGACACATCGGGGCCGTACACGGACCCGGCCGTCGAGATCGACGTCCGTCGCGGCCTGGAGCCCCTGCGCCGATCCTGGATCGAGACGCGTGGTGACGTCGAGGAACTGGACCACATCTCCTCCAGCTACGGACGCGAGCGGGCCGCGAACCCCCGGCTCGACCACGTCCGCTTCGTCGCCGGCCGGCGGCCCCTGCGCGCCAGGGACGGCGCCCGCGTGACCCAGATGCACTACGCGAAGCGCGGCGAGATCACGCCGGAGATGGAGTACATCGCCATCCGCGAGAACCAGCGTCGCGAGCAGATTGCCGACGAGATCGCGGCCCAGCACGCCGGCGAGAGCTTCGGCGCCGCGATCCCGCAAACGATCACGCCCGAGTTCGTGCGCGCCGAGGTCGCCCGCGGGCGCGCGATCATCCCCGCCAACATCAACCATCCCGAACTCGAGCCGATGGCGATCGGCCGGAACTTCCTGGTCAAGGTGAACGCGAACATCGGCAACTCGGCCGTCACCTCGTCGATCGAAGAGGAGGTCGAGAAGATGGTGTGGGCGATCCGCTGGGGCGCCGACACGGTGATGGACCTCTCCACGGGCCGCAACATCCACGAGACCCGGGAGTGGATCCTGCGCAACTCGCCGGTGCCCATTGGCACCGTGCCGATCTACCAGGCCCTGGAGAAGGTCGACGGCCGGCCCGAGGAACTGACCTGGGAGATGTTCCGGGACACCCTGATCGAGCAGGCGGAACAGGGCGTCGACTACTTCACGATCCACGCCGGCGTGCTGCTGCGCTACGTGCCCCTGACCGCGAAGCGACGCACCGGCATCGTCAGCCGCGGCGGCTCGATCATGGCCAAGTGGTGCCTCTCCCACCACGAGGAGAGCTTCCTCTACACCCACTGGGACGACATCTGCGAGATCATGGCCGCCTACGACGTGTCCTTCTCGATCGGCGACGGGCTGCGGCCCGGCTCGATCGAGGACGCCAACGACGAGGCCCAGTTCGCCGAGCTCAGGACCCAGGGCGAGCTGACCCGCCGCGCCTGGGAGTTCGACGTCCAGGTGATGAACGAGGGCCCCGGTCACGTGCCGATGCACATGATCAAGGAGAACATGGACAAGCAGCTCGAGTGGTGCGACGAGGCGCCCTTCTACACCCTCGGGCCGCTGACCACAGACATCGCCCCCGGCTACGACCACATCACGTCCGGCATCGGCGCCGCGATGATCGGCTGGTTCGGCACCGCGATGCTCTGCTACGTCACGCCCAAGGAGCACCTCGGCCTGCCCAACCGCGAGGACGTCCGCGAAGGCGTGATCACCTACAAGATCGCCGCCCACGCCGCCGACCTGGCCAAGGGCCACCCCGGCGCACAGGCCCGCGACAACGCCGTCTCCAAGGCCCGCTTCGAGTTCCGCTGGGAGGACCAGTTCAACCTCTCGCTGGACCCCGAGCGCGCCCGCGCCTTCCACGACGAGACCCTGCCCCAGGAAGGCGCCAAGGTCGCCCATTTCTGCTCCATGTGCGGCCCCAAGTTCTGCTCGATGGAGATCACCCAGCAGATCCGCGACTACGCTGCCGAGAAGGGGCTCGAGGACGCGGACGCCCTGGAAGCCGGGCTCAGGGAGAAGGCCGGGGAGTTCCGGAAGGCCGGCGGCGAGGTCTACCTGCCGGCGAAGTGA
- a CDS encoding ABC transporter substrate-binding protein, producing MPTNPAPHRPVAALVPVSLLALCAAACTGPLPERSTAPSGPAYDPRTDPLVNPPTLTEPYPFDRPEVVARDDTLVRYMFGDPRTLNPIFAIFWEDYYLSGALFQSLTTRNADMTMVWNQTVVEEAVIADDWMSARVRIRPGLTWHDGKPWTMHDLKFTYDMVASDDVPAAMYKHDVDQVERIDVVDDLTVVFHFKDALVTNMLAMRVPPIPRHIWNNPEELANDPTMWSSEYFNHYAREEVIGSGPYKFVSWTLTDKIVVERWDEFPDAVRIAPFRRVIYRPQSDRNLGLLLFKKGELDEYWFTPQQFATQSNDEEFERVGIKGWAPARRISRIGWNQDGSNPFFTDVRVRRAMTHAYDQKRVIRDVAYGVYLETDQLWDKEHMGYNPDVPKYPFDLKRAGELLDEAGWLPDSDDGWRYKEIGGERVRFSFELEIAQTFADAVKMADIYREDLRSIGVELTLRQFENATHERHLQEHEFQAHADADEVTTDPDQWTIRLHSTSYDNARNYVGYKSDRVDDLLERGRREFDPEARAAIYRELAYVVAEDQPFTMMWNYSEIRAFSKRLRGIEFAPSGVFLFQPTPPPGSDWWTSPGWWTHRDDVAAYASGG from the coding sequence ATGCCCACGAATCCGGCACCGCACCGACCCGTCGCCGCCCTCGTCCCTGTTTCACTCCTCGCCCTGTGCGCCGCCGCCTGCACTGGCCCGCTGCCGGAGCGCTCGACCGCGCCCTCGGGCCCGGCCTACGACCCGCGGACCGACCCGCTCGTCAACCCGCCGACACTGACCGAGCCGTACCCGTTCGACCGGCCGGAGGTTGTGGCCCGGGACGACACGCTGGTTCGCTACATGTTCGGCGACCCGCGCACGCTGAACCCGATCTTCGCGATCTTCTGGGAGGACTACTATCTGTCGGGCGCGCTGTTCCAGTCGCTGACGACGCGCAATGCGGACATGACGATGGTGTGGAACCAGACCGTGGTCGAAGAGGCCGTGATCGCGGACGACTGGATGAGCGCCCGCGTGCGCATCCGGCCGGGGCTGACCTGGCACGACGGCAAGCCGTGGACGATGCACGACCTGAAGTTCACCTACGACATGGTGGCTTCGGACGACGTGCCGGCGGCGATGTACAAGCACGACGTCGACCAGGTCGAGCGGATCGACGTGGTCGACGATCTGACCGTCGTGTTCCACTTCAAGGACGCCCTGGTCACGAACATGCTCGCCATGCGGGTGCCCCCGATTCCTCGCCACATCTGGAACAACCCGGAAGAGCTCGCGAACGACCCGACGATGTGGAGCAGCGAGTACTTCAACCACTACGCGCGCGAGGAAGTCATCGGCTCGGGGCCGTACAAGTTCGTGTCCTGGACCCTGACCGACAAGATCGTGGTCGAGCGCTGGGACGAGTTCCCCGACGCGGTACGTATCGCGCCCTTCAGGCGCGTGATCTACCGCCCGCAAAGCGACCGCAACCTGGGCCTGTTGCTGTTCAAGAAGGGCGAACTCGACGAGTACTGGTTCACGCCCCAGCAGTTCGCCACCCAGAGCAACGACGAGGAGTTCGAGCGGGTCGGCATCAAGGGCTGGGCGCCGGCGCGGCGAATCTCGCGAATCGGCTGGAACCAGGACGGCAGCAACCCGTTCTTCACCGACGTGCGGGTGCGGCGGGCGATGACCCACGCCTACGATCAGAAGCGCGTGATCCGGGACGTCGCCTACGGGGTCTACCTGGAGACCGACCAGCTCTGGGACAAGGAGCACATGGGCTACAACCCGGACGTGCCGAAGTACCCGTTCGATCTGAAGCGCGCCGGCGAGTTACTCGACGAAGCCGGCTGGTTGCCGGATTCGGACGACGGCTGGCGCTACAAGGAGATCGGCGGCGAGAGGGTCAGGTTCTCGTTCGAGCTGGAGATCGCCCAGACCTTCGCGGACGCGGTCAAGATGGCGGACATCTACCGCGAGGATCTGCGCAGCATCGGCGTCGAGCTGACACTTCGCCAGTTCGAGAACGCGACCCACGAGCGGCACCTGCAGGAGCACGAGTTCCAGGCTCACGCGGACGCCGACGAGGTGACGACCGATCCGGACCAGTGGACGATCCGGCTCCACTCGACGAGCTACGACAACGCCCGCAACTACGTCGGCTACAAGAGCGATCGGGTCGACGATCTGCTGGAGCGCGGCCGGCGCGAATTCGACCCCGAGGCCCGCGCCGCGATCTACCGCGAACTGGCCTACGTCGTGGCCGAGGACCAGCCGTTCACGATGATGTGGAACTACTCCGAGATCCGCGCCTTCAGCAAGCGCCTCCGCGGCATCGAGTTCGCGCCCTCCGGCGTCTTCCTGTTCCAGCCGACACCGCCCCCCGGCAGCGACTGGTGGACCAGCCCCGGCTGGTGGACGCACCGCGACGATGTCGCCGCGTATGCCTCCGGCGGCTGA